In the genome of Telluria mixta, the window GCCGCCTTCGCGCCCGGAGACGAGCGGATAGAAGATGCGGTCGCGGATATCGGGGGCGATGCCCGGTCCGTTGTCGATGATATGCAAGTCTAATGCCAGCCCGTAACGGACCTTCGCGAGGGTGACCTGGCGTGCCACGCGGGTGCGCAGGACGATCTCGGCGTCGCCCGCCGCAATGCGTGCGCGCAGGGCCTGGGCGGCGTTGTGGACGATGTTCAGGACGGTCTGGATCAGCTGTTCCTTGTCGCCGCGGAACTCGGGAATCGACGCGTCGTAGTCGCGCCGGATCGCGAGGCCCGACGGGAACTCGGCCAGCACGAGGCTGCGCACGCGCTCGCACACTTCGTGGATGTTGACGTCGCCCACGATGTGCGGACGGCGGTGCGGCGCCAGCAGGCGGTCGACGAGCGTCTGCAGGCGGTCGGCTTCCTTGATGATCACCTGCGTGTATTCGCGCAGCGAGCTCAGGTGCACATCCGGCAGCTCCAGTTCCAGCAACTGGGCCGCGCCGCGGATGCCGCCCAGCGGGTTCTTGATCTCGTGGGCGAGATTGCGGATGAGTTCCTTGTTGGCCAGGCTCTGGTCGAGGAGGCGCTCCTCGCGGTCGAGTTTCAGCTGCTGGACATTCTCGCGCAGCTCGACGACGACCTCGGCCTCGCCGGCCGCGCTGACGATGCTGTGCACGTGCAGCGGCTCGCGTGCCGGGCGGAACAGCGTGAGGTCCTGGCGCAGGTCGGCGTACTTGTGGGCGATCGCCTGTTCGCACAGGGCGCCCAGCTCGTCGCCGTTGGTAAACAGGCCGACGAGCTTCTGGCGCGACAGCGACTTGGCCGACATGTCGAGCAGGTGCTCGGCGGCCGGGTTGGCGTAGCGAACGAGCCCATCGGCATCCGCCACCAGCACGGCGGAGGCGAGCATGTCGAGGCCTGCGAAACGGTCGTGCTGGAGAGGATGGGCCGATGTCCCGTTCATGGTGTCATTTGATGTTGGCGATCTCGCGCTTGAGCGCTTCGACGTTCTTTTCGCTGCGGCCGATGTTGTCGCGCATCTGGGCCACGCGTTCCTGGTATTTCGCGTAATTCTTTTCGTTGCCCTGGCGTTCCGGCTCGCCGTTGTTATAGTCGCGCTTCAGGTCCGCCAGCTTCCGCTCCTCGGCACGCAATTCGTCCTCGAGGATCGCGCGGCGGTCGTCGTCGCGTGCCTTTTGCGTGGCACCGTCCACCCGCGGGAACCCCGCGGGGTTGGGCGCGCTTGCCGCCGGGCGCCCTGCTCCCTGGCGCATCGTCACCGCGGGTGCGGCGCGTGGCGCCGGTGCCGGGGTCGACGCGACATAGCCCGGCAGGTCGAGCACCTTGCAGCCTGGCTTGTTGATGTCGGTAAACTCCACCCGACCATCCTGGGCGACGCATTTATAAATAATGGAATCGGCCCGCGCCTCATGCGCGGCAAGTCCTGCGAGCAACAACAGACGCAGGAGGAAGCAGCTTGTCATTCGCATCAGGTCAGTCTGGATGCATGGTTGGGAAGCTTCCGACTATACCCCATCCAGTAAAAAACGCGAGGCAGCCGGCTGGCTTTCCCCGCGTTTTCGTTACCGTGTGGATACACTCCAGTGCCGTTCGTTTCCATTCCGGCACTGGGTGATGCCAACGAATTACGACGAGTAGTACATGTCGAATTCGGCCGGGTGCGGGGTCATGCGCAGGCGCTGGACTTCCTGCATCTTCAGGTCGATGTAGGCGTCGAGCATGGCATCGCTGAACACGCCGCCGCGGGTCAGGAACTCGCGGTCCTTGTTCAGGTTGTCAAGCGCTTCTTCCAGCGACGAGCAGACCGTCGGGATCAGCTTGTCTTCTTCCGGCGGCAGGTGGTACAGGTCCTTCGTCGCGGCTTCGCCCGGGTGGATCTTGTTCTGGATACCGTCCAGGCCGGCCATCAGCAGGGCTGCGAAGCACAGGTAGACGTTGGCCAGCGGGTCCGGGAAGCGGGTCTCGATGCGGCGGCCTTTCGGGTTCGCCACGTGCGGAATGCGGATCGACGCCGAACGGTTCTTGGCCGAGTAAGCCAGCTTGACCGGGGCTTCGTAGCCCGGCACCAGGCGCTTGTACGAGTTCGTGCCCGGGTTGGTGATGGCGTTCAGGGCCTTGGCGTGCTTGATGATGCCGCCGATGTAGAACAGCGCGGTTTCCGACAGGCCGGCATAGCCGTCGCCGGCGAACAGGTTCTTGCCGTCTTTCCAGATCGACTGGTGGACGTGCATGCCCGAGCCGTTGTCGCCGTTCATCGGCTTCGGCATGAAGGTGGCGGTCTTACCGTAGCTGTGGGCCACGTTCCAGATCACGTACTTCAGGTTCTGGGTCCAGTCGGCGCGCTCGACCAGCGTCGAGAACTTGGTGCCCAGCTCCATCTGGCCGGCGCCCGCCACTTCATGGTGGTGCACTTCGACCGGGATGCCCAGCGATTCGAGGATCAGCGAGATTTCCGAACGCATGTCCTGGAAGCTGTCGACCGGCGGGACCGGGAAGTAGCCGCCCTTGACGGTCGGACGGTGGCCGCTGTTGCCGCCTTCAAATTCCTTGTCGGTCGACCACGAGGCTTCTTCCGAATCGATCTTGACGAAGGAACCCGACATGTCGATTTTCCAACGGACCGAATCAAAGATGAAGAATTCCGGCTCCGGGCCGAAGTAGGCGGTGTCGCCGATGCCCGACGATTTCAGGTACGCTTCGGCGCGCTTGGCGATCGAACGCGGGTCACGGTCGTAGCCCTTGCCGTCCGACGGCTCGATCACGTCGCACTGCATGAAGACGGTGGTCTCTTCAAAGAACGGGTCGATGTTCGCGGTGTTCGGATCAGGGATCAGCAGCATGTCCGATGCTTCGATGCCTTTCCAGCCGGCGATCGACGAGCCGTCGAACGCGTGGCCGGATTCGAACTTGTCTTCGTCGAAGTGCGAGATGGGAACGGTCACGTGCTGTTCCTTGCCGCGGGTATCGGCGAAACGCAAATCAACGAACTTGACTTCGTTGTCCTTCAGCATCTGCATTACATCTGCGGCGGTCCTTGCCATTCCAATATCTCCTAAGTCAAAAAGGGGTGTCGATGCCAACCAAGCATGCGACAGGCGCATAACCTTCTAAGCAGAAATTATGCCAGCATTTTTCCATGAGCAAATAAATAATGATTACTTTGAGGCCGCTCAATTTGCCCCTTAAAATCAATGACACCTTAAGCGTGCACGATATTGATGCAAACTCATGCATACGCACCAAACAAGTGCAATTTATTAAGTATGCACCAAACTAATGCGCGATGCACCAAAAGTGCGAGGTCAAGCTTGGCAACGACCCGCGACGGTGCGCAACCAGCCTACAGGGAATTGATGACATGACTACGACCGACGAGATCCTCGCCAACGCCCGGGGCCGCACGCCCGGCCAGCCGTACGCGGGCGCCGTCACGCCCCGGGAAGCGTTCGAACTCCTGCAATCGGACCCCAGGGTGAAACTGGTCGACGTGCGCACGAATGCGGAGCGCGACTGGGTCGGCCGCCCGGCGATCCCGGAGACCCAGCACGGTGCGGTGCAATGGACGCTGTACCCCGGAGGTGCGCCGAACCCCGATTTCGCCACGCAGTTGCAGAACGTGGCGACCCCGGACGACGTCGTGCTGTTCCTGTGCCGCTCCGGCGTGCGCTCGCGCCACGCGGCGCGCACCGCGACGGAGCTGGGCTATGCGAATGCATTCGACATCCTGGAAGGCTTCGAAGGCGACCGCGATCCGGAAGGCCATCGCAAGACGGTCGGCGGCTGGTGCAAGGCCGGCCTGCCCTGGATCGGCGCCTGAGGTTCACTTCCTTTCCCGGCCGCACCGTGAGAATCGCAGAGATTCCGCGCGGTGCGCGCGTGCTAGCATGCGGGCTCACTGCTGACCTGGAGATGGAGCCATGACAATCGAATCCGCTGTTCGCACGCACTCTTCCCGCCTGCGTGTGCGCCTGCTGTGCGCAAGCGTCGCGGCGCTGCTGTGCGCATGCGGCCCCGGCGGGCCGAAGCGCGAGACGGACGACGGCAGCGGCGGCAGCGGTGGCGATAGCGGCCCCAGCACCGGGATCAGCGTGCTGGCGGGCGATCCGGTCACTGGCGGCAGCGCCAACAACAAGGGCACGTCCGCCCGCTTCAATACGCCGCGCGGCCTCGCGGTCGACACGAACGGCAACGTGTACGTGGCGGACCAAGGCAATCTGACGATCCGCAAGATCGCGCCGGATGGCACGGTCACCACGTTCGCCGGCGTGGCCAACTCCAGCGGCACCACCGACGGCAAGGGCAACCGCGCCCGCTTCACGCAGCCGACTGCCATCACGATCGACGGCAACGGCGACCTGTACGTCATCGACAATCTCTCGATCCGCAAGATCACGATGGACGGCACCGTCAGCACCGTCACCACGCTGTCGTTCGGGAACTTCGGCCTCGACGTCCAGAACTACCCGGCGGGGATCGCGGCCGACGGCGACGGCAATCTGTTCGTCACGTCAGGCGTGGACACGCGGCGCATTCCGATCTCGAACCCGAGCAACGCCAGGACGCTGGAAACCGGCGCCGTCTTCCCCGTCTACGGCACCGGCGTGCTGGTGCCGCGCGGCGTGGTCGTCGATCCGGACGGCACGGCATACGTCGCCGACCTGACCCGGACGCTCAGCCGCGCAACGTCCGGCGCCACCGCCCTGACGTCTTTCGTCGGTTCGCGCAACCAGGCCGGCAATGCCGACGGCAACGCGTCGACCGCCCGCTTCCAGCAGTTGGTCGCGCTCACCATCGACAAGAACGGAAACCTGTACGGCGCCGACGCCATCAACAACACGATACGCAAGATCACGACGCCGGACGGCACCGTCACGACACCGGCCGGCACGTCGAAGTCGACGACGCTCAGGACGGGCAAGCTGCCCGGCAGCTTCGCGCAGCTGCGCGGCATCGCGATCGACGGCAGCGGCAACCTGTACGCGACGTCGGGCAATGCCGTCGTGAAGATCGTGTTGCCGTAATTACGCGGCGCTCTTCGGCCCCAGCGTGACCCGCACGCGCTGGCGCACGAAGTTGATGTGGCTGCGCAGGCCGTACAAGGCATCCGCGTACGCCAGCGGGATCGAGATGTGGTTGACGCGCTGCTCGATGCCGTCGAGGCGGCGCAGCAGCTCCGCCTGCGCTTCGTCGCGGTGTTCGTCTTTCGCGTTTTCCAGCGCCTGCTCGACGGCACGCAACTCGCCGTACCAGCGGTACACGCGCGAACGGATGCGCCACACGTACAGCGGCGGCACGATCTTCGACAGCGGGATGATCAGCGCCGCCAGCGCCACCACGACGACCCACAGCCGGTCGAACAGGTTCGCCAGCCAGAACGACAGGTAGCGCTGCAGGAACGGCGGACCGTCGCGGTAGTATTTCGCCGCCTCCCGCGCCACCGGGATCTCGGTGTAGCGCGGCGACGGGAATTGCCCCTGCTGCTGGAACCAGCCGGTGCCGCCGTGGATCTCGGTGGCCGCCTTCACGAACAGGTCGATCAGCGCCGGGTGCAGGTCGTCGCGCGCCACCAGCGTGGCCGTGGGCGCGATCAGGTGAAAATCCTGGGCCGGGATGTCGCGCCCGAGGTCGACGATCCCCCGTGGCAGCACGACGTGCGTGAGGAACGGCAGCCGGCGCGTGTACGCCTCGGCCTGGCGGAAGTTGAACAGGCGGATGCCCGGCGTCTGCAGCAGCATCTGGATCAGCGGCGCTTCCGGCGCGGAACTGAAGACGAGACCGTCGATGCGCCCCGCCAGCAATTCCACCGTCGCGGGCGTGTTCTCGAGCGCGGAGATCCTGAGCTGGCGCGGCTCCAGGCCGTTCACGGCCAGGATCTGGCGGAACAGTTTCGGTACGCCCGTCCCTTCCGGCCCCAGGTTGATGCGCAGGCCCTTCAGTTGCACGAGGCTTTGCACGTCGACCTTGCGGCCATGCGCATCGCGCTCGCGCAGGAACAGCCAGACGGGTTCCGTGAACAGGCTGCCCAGCGACACGAGGCCGCGGCGCTCGGCCTGGGCCTCGCTCGTCGATCCGCTCTGCACGAACGCGATGTCGGCCTTGCCGTCGATGAGGCGCTGCAGGTTGTCTTCCGATCCCAACGAACGCTGAGACTCCACCTTGATGCCGTCGCGGGCGAGGATGGTGGCGTACTTGCGGCCGAATTCCTCGTAGGCGCTGTTCTCCTGCCCCGTCGCGAGGATCACGTGGCGCGGCGGCGCGGGATCCACCACGATATACGCGACGATGCACGCGGCCAGCACGAGCACGGCCGTCGGCGCGACCGCCACGAGCAGGTCGCGCAACGAGACGAGACTGAATTTACGCAGCGGAAGCCGCTTCATGCGGCCCGGCTCACTGCAGCACTTCTTCCACGGCGGCCGGCTTTGGACGCGCCGCGCGTTCAACCTTCAGCGGCGGGGCGTCTTCGTCGCGCTTGACCGCCGGCTTGTGCGGCGCCGGCTTCGGCGGGACGTCGGCGTCGGCCTTGCGGACGCTGACGGCCTTCGGATGATCTTCCGCGGCCGGCTTCTTCACCGCCGGCTTGTCGGCCGGCTTCTCGACCGCCTTCACCGCGGGCTTCTCGGCCGGCTTTTCCGTCGCCTTGGCAGCCGGCTTCGCGACCGGTTCCGCGACGGGCGGGGCTTCCACCGGCGGCGCGGCATCGGCCGGCACGGGCTGCTCGGTGTCGCGCGCGACGGCGTCAAGCGGACCCGCAGGCGCCGGCGCGGCACGCTCGACGTGCAGGCCCGGGATGGTGACCGTGTCCTGGTGCTGGATCATCGGCATCAGGCTCGGCGCCAGTCTCATGAGCAGTTGCACGGGCAGCGCGCTGGTGAAGTCGTAGTGCGCCGAATCCGGACCGTGCACGTACGCCGTCATGCTGCCGAAGAAGCGCTCGCCGATGTTGAACACGAACGTCGCCGAGCGGTTCACGTAGCGCGATTCGATCAGGCGGTGGCCGGCGCCGTAGACGTCGAAGCGCTGGTCGCCGGTACCCGTCTTGCCGCCCAGTGCGATCACGCTGCCGTCGTCCTTGACGAACGCCGTCTTGGCGCGCTTCGCGGTGCCTTCCTGCACGACGCCGCGGATAGCGTTGACGAGCGCGCGCGCCACCTCGGGGTTCAGCACCTGCTCGCCCTTCTCCGCATTGCTGCGCTTGACGAGGGTCTCGTACGGCGTGTCCTTGGCGAAGTGCAGCGAATCGATGCGCTGCGTGGGCTTGCGCACGCCGCCATTGACGAGGATGCCCATCAGCTCGGCCAGCGCGATCGGACGGTCGGCCGACGCGCCCAGCGTCGTCGCATACGACGGCACGAGCGAGTCGAACGGATAACCCATCTTCTTCCACTGCGCGTGGATCTTGAGGAAGGCTTCCACTTCGATCAGGCCCGCGATGCGCTTGTCCTGGGCATGCTTGCGGTGCGTCTTGAACAGCCACGAATAGACTTCCTGGCGCTCCTTCGTCGACGCGCCGACGACTTCGTCCCAGCCCGCCTTCGGATGCGTGCGCAGGTAGCCCACCAGCCACAGTTCGAGCGGGTGCACGGAGGCGACGTAGCCGCGGTCCGCGAGCGACATGTTGGCGACGGCGTACTGGTCGTACATCTTGGCGATGCGCTCGTCGTCGACCTCGGCGTCGGCCGGCAGGTACTTGTGGAGGAACTTGCCGAATTCGGCCAGCGGTGCGTCCGGGTAGATCGTGCGGTGCACGGCCGCGACCTTCGACGCGCGGATGCGCACGCCCTGCATCAGTGCCGTCTCGACCTCGTCCCAGTTCTTGCCGCGGTACTTGTTCCAGAAGCGGGCCAGGAAATCCTTGCCTTCGCGATCGGCGAAGCGCGACAGGTATTCGGCGCGGCGCGGATCGTCGGCGTCGGCCAGCAGTTGCGCGGACGAACCGGGCAGCTGGAACATGTAGTAGCGCACGACGTCGCGCATCAGGCGCACGAACACGAGGTTCGTCGAATTCTGCAGCGCCTGCTGCACGGTGAGGATGCGGCTGTCGTCCAGCTTGCTGAAGTTGCCGAACGTGTGCACGCCGCCGCCCGTGAAGAACGCTTCGCCCGGGTTGCCCGAATACTTGCGCTCCATCGCCGCGCCCAGCATCGGCACGAGACCGCGGTCGGCGCCTTCCGGCAAGGTCTGGAAGTATTCGACGGCCCACTGGCTCAGCCGGTCCTTCGGATCGACCTTGACCTTGGCGAGTTCCGCTTTCGACATCGGCTCGTAGCGCTGATGCAACTGGTCGACGATGTCGAGGTAGGTCGTCAGGGTGCGCAGCTTCGCGGTCGAACCGAGGTCCAGTTTGGCGCCTTCGTTGATGTCGAGCGGCTGGTCGTAGTTGTCGGTCTGGACGCGCAGGTAGTTGACCTTGTCGCCCCGCTCCATCAAGGTGAAGCTGTACACGACCTTGGACGGGTCGCCGTTGCCCAGCATGCCCTTGCCCGTGAGGCCGGCTTCGGCCGCCGCTTCGTTGTCGGTCAGCTTGCGCAAGGTGGCCGTCACGGCCTTCTGCGCTTCCGAGTTCAGCGTCGTCACCACCGACAGGTCGAGGCGGTCGAGGTTGTACAGGCGCGAGTCGCCCAGCAGGTTCGCGAGGTGGTTGCGCACGGCGTTGGCGGCCTTGCGCGTGACGAACGTGTTCGCGGGCGGCGGGGCCACGCCGGAACCGAGTGCCGGATGCAGCACGGTGGCGATGGCCGCATCGCGCAGCGCGGGCGAGATGACGCCCGCCTGCGCCAGCACGCGCAGGTGCGAGTTCGTGAGGATTTCCAGGTCTTTCTCGCCGGCACCCAGGTAGTACGCGGGGCGGCGCTGCGCGATCATCAGCGACAGCGCTTCCTTGTACACCAGCGCGTATTCCGGCGTGACGGAATTGCTGGCCAGGATACGGTTGACGTCGTTGAAATCGCGGCCGTACCAGACCCACATGCCGTCGCCGATGCCGTTCACCTCGCCGTAGCCCAGCTTGGCCGACAGCGGCACGGTGTTCAGGTATTCGAGCACGATACGGCGGCGCGCCTTGCCCGTGTTCTCGCCGTCCAGGTAGGAACGCAGGGTGGCGGACGCCATCTGGCGCAGCTTGTCGCCCAGCGAGGCCGTGCGGCCTTCCGGCGAGTGACGGTATTTTTCGATCTGGGTGGCAAGCGTGCTGCCGCCGGCGACGCGGCCGCCGCTGCCCAGGCCGACCGAGTGCACGGTCTTGTCGAACACGGCTTTCGAGAAGCGGTCCCATTCGACGGCCGGGTTACGCTTCGGGTACGTCGTGTCGAGCAGTTCGCGGTTCTCGATGAACAGCAGGCTCTTCACCAGCAGCTGCGGCGCGGCGTCGAACTTGTCGTACAGGCGCTCGGGGAAGCGGGCCGAGAACAGGGGCTCGCCGCTGTAGTCGAGGATGTCGAGGCCGGCGCGCGTCTTTTCGTGGTACGTGGCGAACAGGCCCATGTCGGCCAGTTCCAGCATCTTCGGCGACATGCGCGCCTGCTCGGCGACGACGTAGTCGCGCGTCTTCAGCTTGGCCAGGTAGTTCGGCAGGTTCGAGTAGCCGAGGCGCTCGTCGTACGGGCTGGCCTGCGGGAAGCGGATCGCGTCGCTCGGGCCCTTGCCCATGCGGTAGTTGAGTTTCTTCGTCAGGCCGGCGAAGAAGCGCGCCTCGATCGCCGACGTACGGCTTTCGTAGACGGCCAGGCCGGCCGCGCCCGCGACGGCGAGCAGCAGCACGACGAGGAACGTGCGCTTGACCATGCGCCAGCGGCGCTTGGGCGGCGCCGGCGGCGGCTCGGGCGGCGTATCCGGCCCCGAACCGCCGGGTTCGACGACGGGCTCGAGGCTGGAGTCGAGACTGGGCTCCACGCGCGATGGGATACTGCGTACAGGAAGATCCTGCTCGGCTGCCACGGCGGGAATGCCGGCCAGAGCGGGCTGGCCTGGCGCAGCCTGCCCAAGGATGCGGCGCAGCGCGCGGGAGAAGAAACGGGGCCGTCGTTGACGGCGAATACTATCCATGATGGCTCAACCGGTTTGAAACACGCCTGCAAATCCCGTCAACCTGCTCGCCATCCTGCTGCTGGTCGGTTCGAGTGATCCAGGTCGTAAAAGTTCACAAAGCTGCGGCGACCTCACTCCGGATCGCCTCTGCTCACAGACATCATTCCACCACATCAATGTGACATGCAGGAACCGCTCACGCAGTTTTTTGACGTCGTCCTGATATTTTCGCAAAAAAACAACGGCTCAGTTCGAATGGCTGTCCACGGCCCGCAACGGTTGCCTCAGTGGCTGCATTTCGGCCCCCATTTTTTCCAGCTCCACACACATGTCGGTCCAGGCCGCTTCGACCTCGCCCGGATCGCCTTTCACCCCCAATTCGATATGGCGCCGCGTGTGCGCATCGCCCACGCTGGGCAGGCTGAACACGCGCACGCCGGGGTAGCGCGCTTCCAGCGTCTCCATCAGCGGCGTGAGCGCGGCCTCCGCCGCCTCGTACACCAGCAGCGATTTTTCGGCATGCGCCTCGCGATGGAACCTGTCGGCGTACAGCGTATCGAGCACCCATCCGATCATCGGCCACGCCATCACGGGAAACCCGGGCACGAAGTGGTGCCGCGCCACCGTGAAGCCGGGGATGCGGTTGTACGGATTCGGGATCAGGCTTGCCCCCGCGGGGAATTCCGCCATCCTGAAGCGCTGCAGGTTCTCCGGCGCGTGCAGGTCGGCGTCCGGCCCCGCCGTCTCGCGGATGCGCTCCTCGATCAACGCACGCCCTTGCGGATGCAGTTCGAGCGGCACGCCGAGCGCCGCCGCCGCGCACTGGCGCGTGTGGTCGTCCGGCGTGGCGCCGATGCCGCCGCAGGAAAACACGGTGTCGCTACTTGCGAACGTGCGCCGCAACAGGGCCGTGATGCGTTCCGGCTCGTCGCCGACGATCTCGGCCCAGGCCAGGCGCAAGCCGCGCTCGCGCAGGAGCTCGATCACCTTGGGCAGGTGCTGGTCGCGGCGCTTCCCGGACAGGATCTCGTCGCCGATGATGATGAGGCCAAAAGACATGCAGTCCTCCTTGCTTCCAGTGTGCCACAGTGCGCCGGAGCCTGCCGCGCCCGTGGCCGCGTACCGTGTGTGACATTTGCGGACAAGTTCGTGACAAAGCCCCCAAGACGCTACATGGTCTCTTTCCTAGAATCGGCGCGCCGGCCGCGGGCTGCGCGGCGCCGAACAGGATGAACGATGATTCCATCACGACGACATGTCGCCGGCGCGTGCGCGCTGGCCCTTTTGCTGGCCGGTTGCGGCGGTTCAAGCGATCCGGCCGCGCCGCCACCGGTCGCCACCCAGCCGACGGCACCCGTCGCCCAACCCGCACGGGCCGAGGTGCTTGCCACGGCGGCCGGCGGCATCGACAGCATCGCGTTCAGCGGCGACACCGCGTGGCTGTCGCTGTCGAATACCGCGACCACGGACACGGCCGTGGTGCGCGCCAGCCTGCCGCTGCGGGCGGATTCCGACTGGAGCAGCGTGGCGCTGGGCGAATGCGGCCTCGCGCGCGAGGACAGCGGCACCTGGCCCCTGCGTGCACCGTCGTTGCGCATGCTCGGATCCGATCTGTGGCTGTTCCAGCCCTGGTACGACAAGGGTCCGGACGCGCGCCCCGAACACGCGCTGTGCGCCTTGAGCGCGGACCGCACCACGTTCGTGCCGCGCGACGCCGGCCTGAAAGCGTGCGTGGGCAGCACGTGCACGACCCTGTCGATGGACGAGCTGAAACAGGTGAACAACCGCCTGTACACGAATGCCGGCGGCGGCCAGAACGTGCTCGCGTCGAACGACGGCGGCGCCCGGTGGCGCGTGCTGACGGGCTTCTTCGACCAGGACATCTGCACCCATCCCGCGTTCGAGATCGTCGGCGATCGCCTGCTCGTCGGCGGCGAATGTCCGTTGGACTTCGCCTTCCTGCGCGCCTACCAGCTGGCCGCGGACGGCGTGAGCCTCGTGTCGCGCGACGCCCTGCCCGTCACCCTGCCGGAACTGGAAAACCGCAACGTGCAATTCATCCAGGCGACAGGCGCCCAGCGCGTGTTCGCCGGCGTCGAGGGCGGGCTGCTGCGCAGCGAGGATGGCGGCAAGTCCTTCAAGTTCGTGATCCAGCATCCGCTCAGCGGCGGCAGGAACTATCCGTACATCCGGCATTTGCTGGCATTGGCGGGCAAGCCGGACACGCTTGTCGCGGGCGGCTTCGACAAGGCGACGCAGAAGCCGTACCTGGCCTGGTCGAACGATGGGGGCACGGCGTGGACGGACCTCTCAAGCCTGCTGCCCGGCTATGCGCGCAACCTGGACGACGGGTCGGTGGCGGAAGTGACAGCCATCGCCCAGGATCCGCAGGGACGCGTGCTCGTCACCGTCAACGAGACAAAAGGCGCGCAGGGCCGCCTCGTGCTCGTCACGCCCGGGACGCCCTGAAGCGGCTCAAAGGTCCTTGTTCAGACGTCTTTGATGAGCTGGCCGGCCCGCAGGTCGGCCAGCGCCTGCAAGCAGAAGTACTGGAACCACAGGCCGGTAAAAATGAAGATCACGAGGTACAGCCAGATCGACAGCACGGCCAGGAACGGGAACAGCACGAGGGAGAACAGCGCGCCGCCGATCCACGCGATGCCCGGCAGCGCGCCCAGCAGGCCGGACACGGTACCGATCAGCAGCAGGGAGCGCTTGTGCGCGTGCACGATCGTGCGGCGTTCTTCCAGGCTCGCGTGGATGGCGAGCGCGTCGTAGCTCATCACGCGCGCCGTCAGCCAGCCCCACAGCACGGCCTGCACGACGAGGGCGACGGGCGCCAGCGCGTACAGCGGCAACGTGACGAGCCACAGCAGCGCAAACACGACGATGCCCGACAGGTTGATGCCGAGGCTGCCCATGAAACTGCCGCCCTCCTTGCGCTCGAGCGTCGGGAACTGCACGCGGCTGACGTGGCGCGCGATGGCCGGCATCGCGCCCACGCCGATGAACAGCAGCGACGTGATGATCATCAGCGGCAGCAGTACGAGCATCGCCACGAGCGGGATCACGACGGTTTTCAGGAAACCGAGGCCCAAGGTGGCGAGGATGCTGCTGCTCGTCTCGAACAGGCCGTAGTCGGCGAACAGCGCGCGCAGCCAGTCCAGCAGCGGCTGCATGCCGGCGTACAGCAGGCCGCCCCACAGCGCCAGCGACAGCAGCAGCGGCACGATGGACAGCAGCAGCATGCGCCCCGAGAACTGGGAGCGCAGCGCGCGGCCGTAGGCGATGGCGACGGGGCGCATCATGCCGCGTTGCGCCGGTTGCCGGCTTCGATCAGACGTACGAGGCCCAGCCACTGCTGGCGCCAGAACCCGCGTCCATAATCCCGGGGGGACGGACCGTACCATCCGGATTGGCGCGCGCGAACTGGTCGCGTACGCCCGTGCCATGCCAGCCGGGGGCGAAGTTGGCGGTGCCGAACAGCTGGTCCCAGATGGGGAGCAGCACGCCGAAATTGCAGCCGCCCAGCTCGCGTCCCTGCGACTCGTGGCCGATGCCGACGGCGTGGTGCGTGCGGTGGAAGCGCGGCGACACGAGCAGGCGCTCGCCCAGGCGGCCGAAGTGGATGCGCACGTTTGCGTGCTGCAGGCTTTGCAGCGCGCGCGAGACGGAGACGAGCAGCACGTACTGGCCCGGCGCCACGCCGATCGCCAGCGCAAGGATCGCCATGTAGGCGTCGCGCAGCAGATCGTCCAGCAGGTGGTTGCGGTCGTCGCTCCAGAGGTTCATGT includes:
- the glnL gene encoding nitrogen regulation protein NR(II) yields the protein MNGTSAHPLQHDRFAGLDMLASAVLVADADGLVRYANPAAEHLLDMSAKSLSRQKLVGLFTNGDELGALCEQAIAHKYADLRQDLTLFRPAREPLHVHSIVSAAGEAEVVVELRENVQQLKLDREERLLDQSLANKELIRNLAHEIKNPLGGIRGAAQLLELELPDVHLSSLREYTQVIIKEADRLQTLVDRLLAPHRRPHIVGDVNIHEVCERVRSLVLAEFPSGLAIRRDYDASIPEFRGDKEQLIQTVLNIVHNAAQALRARIAAGDAEIVLRTRVARQVTLAKVRYGLALDLHIIDNGPGIAPDIRDRIFYPLVSGREGGSGLGLTLAQTFVQQHLGLIECESRPGLTDFRILIPLP
- a CDS encoding DUF4124 domain-containing protein, which codes for MEFTDINKPGCKVLDLPGYVASTPAPAPRAAPAVTMRQGAGRPAASAPNPAGFPRVDGATQKARDDDRRAILEDELRAEERKLADLKRDYNNGEPERQGNEKNYAKYQERVAQMRDNIGRSEKNVEALKREIANIK
- the glnA gene encoding type I glutamate--ammonia ligase, producing MARTAADVMQMLKDNEVKFVDLRFADTRGKEQHVTVPISHFDEDKFESGHAFDGSSIAGWKGIEASDMLLIPDPNTANIDPFFEETTVFMQCDVIEPSDGKGYDRDPRSIAKRAEAYLKSSGIGDTAYFGPEPEFFIFDSVRWKIDMSGSFVKIDSEEASWSTDKEFEGGNSGHRPTVKGGYFPVPPVDSFQDMRSEISLILESLGIPVEVHHHEVAGAGQMELGTKFSTLVERADWTQNLKYVIWNVAHSYGKTATFMPKPMNGDNGSGMHVHQSIWKDGKNLFAGDGYAGLSETALFYIGGIIKHAKALNAITNPGTNSYKRLVPGYEAPVKLAYSAKNRSASIRIPHVANPKGRRIETRFPDPLANVYLCFAALLMAGLDGIQNKIHPGEAATKDLYHLPPEEDKLIPTVCSSLEEALDNLNKDREFLTRGGVFSDAMLDAYIDLKMQEVQRLRMTPHPAEFDMYYSS
- a CDS encoding rhodanese-like domain-containing protein, encoding MTTTDEILANARGRTPGQPYAGAVTPREAFELLQSDPRVKLVDVRTNAERDWVGRPAIPETQHGAVQWTLYPGGAPNPDFATQLQNVATPDDVVLFLCRSGVRSRHAARTATELGYANAFDILEGFEGDRDPEGHRKTVGGWCKAGLPWIGA
- a CDS encoding NHL domain-containing protein, translating into MTIESAVRTHSSRLRVRLLCASVAALLCACGPGGPKRETDDGSGGSGGDSGPSTGISVLAGDPVTGGSANNKGTSARFNTPRGLAVDTNGNVYVADQGNLTIRKIAPDGTVTTFAGVANSSGTTDGKGNRARFTQPTAITIDGNGDLYVIDNLSIRKITMDGTVSTVTTLSFGNFGLDVQNYPAGIAADGDGNLFVTSGVDTRRIPISNPSNARTLETGAVFPVYGTGVLVPRGVVVDPDGTAYVADLTRTLSRATSGATALTSFVGSRNQAGNADGNASTARFQQLVALTIDKNGNLYGADAINNTIRKITTPDGTVTTPAGTSKSTTLRTGKLPGSFAQLRGIAIDGSGNLYATSGNAVVKIVLP
- a CDS encoding TAXI family TRAP transporter solute-binding subunit, with amino-acid sequence MKRLPLRKFSLVSLRDLLVAVAPTAVLVLAACIVAYIVVDPAPPRHVILATGQENSAYEEFGRKYATILARDGIKVESQRSLGSEDNLQRLIDGKADIAFVQSGSTSEAQAERRGLVSLGSLFTEPVWLFLRERDAHGRKVDVQSLVQLKGLRINLGPEGTGVPKLFRQILAVNGLEPRQLRISALENTPATVELLAGRIDGLVFSSAPEAPLIQMLLQTPGIRLFNFRQAEAYTRRLPFLTHVVLPRGIVDLGRDIPAQDFHLIAPTATLVARDDLHPALIDLFVKAATEIHGGTGWFQQQGQFPSPRYTEIPVAREAAKYYRDGPPFLQRYLSFWLANLFDRLWVVVVALAALIIPLSKIVPPLYVWRIRSRVYRWYGELRAVEQALENAKDEHRDEAQAELLRRLDGIEQRVNHISIPLAYADALYGLRSHINFVRQRVRVTLGPKSAA